From a single Calothrix sp. NIES-2098 genomic region:
- a CDS encoding transcriptional regulator produces MKNSLQSLFEAINQAQNEQELRSRVVPKLGEYFVTKKSGVFFFDQLAFIDRKLQKTFQTALSIEHNPVARYLVERHAPVHEALVTSPKVWSMICPRPDHWHVMAGPIVSHGQLVGAIGFTREQTMTAFDAQDLADLSALCLHLSIWNATVRSQYKPAKSDACGGLRQRLTPRELQIAELVALGYTNAEIGKELWITENSVKQALKRMFRKLEVSSRAEMVAQLWKDKKRSSPTAEQSNLILNT; encoded by the coding sequence ATGAAAAATTCCTTGCAGTCGCTCTTTGAAGCCATCAACCAGGCACAGAATGAACAAGAACTGCGATCGCGTGTCGTGCCGAAACTGGGTGAGTATTTTGTTACTAAAAAATCGGGGGTTTTCTTCTTCGACCAACTTGCTTTTATAGATCGCAAGCTTCAGAAAACCTTCCAAACTGCACTCTCAATCGAACATAATCCTGTTGCGCGTTACTTAGTGGAACGCCATGCTCCCGTCCATGAAGCATTGGTGACATCACCGAAGGTCTGGAGCATGATTTGTCCCCGACCGGATCATTGGCACGTAATGGCAGGGCCGATTGTCAGCCACGGACAATTAGTAGGTGCAATCGGCTTCACCCGCGAACAGACAATGACTGCATTTGATGCGCAAGATTTAGCAGATTTAAGCGCCCTCTGTTTGCACCTATCTATTTGGAATGCCACAGTGCGATCGCAGTATAAACCTGCAAAGAGCGATGCCTGCGGCGGGCTACGCCAACGCTTAACGCCGCGAGAATTGCAAATAGCAGAATTGGTTGCGTTAGGTTACACAAACGCAGAAATTGGTAAAGAACTTTGGATTACAGAAAATTCTGTCAAGCAAGCTTTGAAGCGAATGTTTCGTAAGCTTGAAGTTTCCTCACGTGCTGAGATGGTTGCTCAACTGTGGAAAGATAAAAAGCGTTCTTCACCCACAGCCGAGCAATCTAATTTAATACTTAACACGTAG
- a CDS encoding rhodanese domain-containing protein gives MSEYAHPEVLIDTQWLMENLNDPSVRVVEVDTSPEPYKNAHIPGAVFWNIFTDLLMPDLRMNLDPTAIEKLLMRSGISSETIVVPYGSYPGTGAWIFWLLKTVGHDKVYVLNGGHQKWVAENRPLATELSNFTPTQYRAKAADADLRVLQAEVQASLNQANRVLLDVRTAQEYSGEIFMMQPPQGTERAGHIPGAVHIEHTLTLNEDGTFKSAQELRNLYSSKGITPDKEVFPYCAIGARSAYTWFVLKYLLGYPNVRNYDGSWNEWSRLADAPIETTDQGVVVDESQTGVSSKT, from the coding sequence ATGTCTGAGTATGCTCATCCTGAAGTTCTTATCGATACCCAATGGCTGATGGAAAATCTCAACGATCCTAGCGTGCGCGTGGTTGAGGTTGATACCAGTCCAGAACCATATAAAAATGCGCACATCCCTGGCGCAGTCTTTTGGAATATCTTCACCGATCTATTAATGCCAGATTTGCGGATGAATTTAGATCCAACGGCGATAGAAAAGTTGCTGATGCGATCGGGTATTTCCTCTGAAACAATTGTTGTTCCCTATGGTAGTTATCCCGGAACAGGAGCCTGGATTTTCTGGCTGTTGAAAACCGTTGGACACGATAAAGTATACGTTCTCAATGGTGGGCATCAGAAATGGGTAGCAGAAAATCGTCCATTAGCAACGGAATTATCCAACTTTACCCCCACCCAATACCGCGCCAAAGCAGCCGATGCTGACTTGCGAGTTTTACAGGCGGAAGTGCAAGCATCTCTCAACCAAGCAAATCGCGTATTATTGGATGTGCGTACTGCTCAAGAATACAGTGGCGAAATCTTCATGATGCAGCCGCCACAAGGAACAGAACGCGCCGGACATATTCCGGGTGCAGTGCATATTGAGCATACCCTGACCTTGAATGAAGATGGAACCTTTAAGTCAGCCCAGGAGTTGCGCAATCTCTACAGTAGCAAAGGTATTACACCTGACAAAGAAGTATTTCCTTACTGTGCTATTGGTGCGCGATCGGCATATACTTGGTTTGTTTTGAAATATTTACTCGGCTATCCCAATGTGCGAAATTATGATGGCTCATGGAATGAATGGAGTCGTCTTGCTGATGCGCCGATTGAAACAACCGATCAGGGTGTAGTTGTAGATGAATCTCAAACAGGAGTTTCTTCAAAAACATAA
- a CDS encoding uroporphyrinogen III synthase HEM4, whose amino-acid sequence MPTIETTWLTDYAELDSVLKQINKFDWIAFTSRNGITAFFDRLNVLGISTDALQNCQLCAIGKDAELLLSLCNRVDLIPKESSPAGIVAEFSQIPDIHQKKVLVPVPVVVGIAEPDVVPNFIAGLQRLGIQVTRVPTYTTGCVDKEIYAVELELLRQGIIDVIAFSSTAEIESFLAMLDSNRDYRHCIVACFGPYTATNAKKLGVNVSIVSQDYSSFAGFADAIAQFFHQYE is encoded by the coding sequence ATGCCAACGATAGAAACCACTTGGTTAACAGATTACGCTGAGTTAGATAGTGTTTTAAAACAAATAAATAAATTTGACTGGATTGCATTCACCAGTAGAAACGGTATTACTGCATTTTTTGATCGCTTAAATGTTTTGGGTATCTCAACAGATGCACTGCAAAATTGTCAACTGTGTGCTATTGGCAAAGATGCAGAATTATTATTATCTCTGTGTAACAGAGTCGATTTGATTCCTAAAGAATCTAGTCCAGCAGGAATTGTGGCAGAATTCTCGCAAATTCCTGATATTCATCAGAAAAAAGTATTAGTACCAGTTCCAGTAGTTGTTGGTATCGCAGAGCCGGATGTTGTACCCAATTTTATTGCAGGTTTGCAAAGATTGGGTATACAGGTAACTCGCGTACCTACCTATACTACTGGCTGTGTAGATAAAGAAATTTATGCAGTTGAATTAGAGTTACTGCGTCAAGGAATAATCGATGTAATTGCTTTTAGTAGCACAGCAGAAATAGAAAGCTTTTTAGCAATGCTCGACTCAAATAGAGATTATCGGCATTGTATTGTTGCCTGTTTTGGCCCGTATACAGCTACTAATGCTAAAAAGTTGGGTGTAAATGTCTCTATTGTTTCACAAGACTATAGCTCATTTGCCGGATTTGCAGATGCGATCGCCCAATTTTTTCATCAGTATGAATAA
- a CDS encoding oxygen-independent coproporphyrinogen III oxidase, producing MVFLLPGVKFDLEMIQKYDAPAPRYTSYPPATELSEAFTISDLQTAIAASNLRKTPLSLYFHIPFCQSACYFCGCNTVISNNKNIAKPYLENLVKDIKQTAALIDCDRKVLQVHWGGGTPNYLELEQVEFLWKNITQHFTIDPQAEISIEINPRYVDRNYILFLRQIGFNRISFGIQDFNHQVQVAVNRIQPEEMLFEVMSWIKEAQFESVNVDLIYGLPYQTRQSFRETVKKTIELDPDRIVVFNFAYIPWIKAAQKNIPESALPLPQEKLEILKMTIEELTSNEYIFIGMDHFAKSNDELAIAQRNGTLKRNFQGYTTHAETELFGFGSTSISMLEDAYFQNHKQLKDYYQAITKDALPVSKGIKLNQDDIIRRDVIMSIMSHFQLHKQDIAEKYHICFDEYFAHELEMLQPLEADGLVSVLKNYILVTDIGRLLVRNIAVIFDNHLRIKEKQFSRAI from the coding sequence ATGGTTTTTCTCTTACCTGGTGTCAAATTCGATCTGGAGATGATTCAAAAGTACGATGCACCCGCACCCAGATACACCAGTTACCCACCTGCTACTGAATTAAGCGAAGCATTTACCATAAGCGATCTGCAAACTGCGATCGCCGCCTCAAATCTAAGAAAAACTCCCTTGTCTTTGTATTTCCACATCCCTTTTTGCCAAAGTGCTTGCTACTTCTGCGGCTGTAACACAGTAATTTCCAACAACAAGAATATTGCCAAACCCTACCTAGAAAATTTGGTTAAAGATATCAAGCAGACCGCAGCCTTAATTGATTGCGATCGCAAAGTACTTCAAGTACATTGGGGCGGTGGTACGCCTAACTACTTAGAGCTTGAGCAAGTAGAATTCTTGTGGAAAAACATTACTCAACACTTCACCATCGATCCACAAGCGGAAATCTCAATTGAAATCAATCCTCGCTATGTAGATAGAAACTACATTTTATTTCTCAGACAGATAGGGTTTAATCGCATTAGTTTTGGTATTCAAGACTTTAACCACCAAGTTCAAGTAGCAGTGAATCGCATTCAGCCTGAAGAAATGCTATTTGAGGTTATGAGTTGGATTAAAGAAGCCCAATTTGAAAGCGTAAATGTAGACCTGATTTATGGTTTACCTTATCAAACCCGTCAAAGTTTTCGGGAAACCGTGAAAAAGACAATTGAATTAGATCCCGACCGGATTGTTGTCTTTAACTTTGCTTATATTCCCTGGATTAAAGCTGCACAAAAAAATATTCCGGAATCTGCTTTACCTTTACCACAGGAAAAGCTAGAGATTTTGAAAATGACCATTGAAGAACTGACAAGTAATGAGTATATCTTCATTGGTATGGATCATTTTGCCAAATCTAATGATGAATTAGCGATCGCTCAACGTAATGGCACCCTCAAGCGTAACTTTCAAGGTTACACCACCCACGCCGAAACAGAACTCTTTGGTTTTGGTTCCACATCCATTAGTATGCTAGAAGATGCTTACTTCCAAAACCACAAGCAATTAAAAGACTATTATCAGGCAATTACTAAAGATGCTTTGCCTGTGAGTAAAGGTATTAAACTCAATCAAGATGACATTATCAGAAGAGATGTGATTATGAGTATCATGTCTCACTTTCAATTGCATAAGCAAGACATCGCAGAGAAATATCATATCTGTTTTGATGAATACTTCGCTCACGAATTAGAGATGTTGCAGCCGCTAGAAGCTGATGGACTAGTTAGCGTATTAAAAAACTACATTCTAGTTACAGACATTGGCAGATTGCTGGTGAGAAATATTGCTGTCATCTTCGATAACCACTTGAGAATCAAAGAAAAACAATTCTCACGCGCTATATAA
- a CDS encoding 1-aminocyclopropane-1-carboxylate deaminase, producing MPSIFLPPTIQPIHSAIAQQAGVNLSVLRLDFMHPWVNGNKWFKLKYNILEAQQRNFTTLLTFGGAYSNHIFATAAAGNLFGFRTIGMIRGEERLPLNPTLSFAVQQGMQLFYLDRQKYRERQTTALQTELQQRFGEVFIIPEGGGNLNGVRGCIEIVNTAAFDTVCVACGTGTTLAGIILSLQKGQRAIGFPVLKGGEFLASEVDSWLKNYLASGLPTANEAIASWELICNYHMGGYAKVNDELLTFSQQFTQEHGIPLDYVYTAKMFYGVMDLLKQGFFQRGDRLLLIHTGGLQGNLGIEKRSLQ from the coding sequence ATGCCGTCAATTTTTCTGCCTCCCACCATACAACCTATTCATAGCGCCATTGCTCAACAGGCTGGAGTTAATTTATCTGTGCTACGCCTCGATTTTATGCACCCGTGGGTTAATGGTAATAAGTGGTTTAAGCTGAAGTACAACATCTTGGAGGCTCAACAGCGAAATTTCACAACACTGCTGACTTTTGGTGGTGCTTATTCTAACCACATCTTTGCCACCGCCGCCGCCGGAAATCTTTTTGGATTTCGCACTATTGGCATGATTCGCGGAGAAGAGAGATTGCCCCTTAACCCTACACTGAGTTTTGCCGTGCAACAAGGAATGCAACTTTTCTACCTCGACCGCCAGAAATACCGAGAGCGACAAACCACAGCATTACAAACAGAATTACAGCAACGCTTTGGTGAGGTGTTTATCATTCCTGAAGGCGGCGGCAATCTCAACGGTGTACGCGGTTGCATAGAAATAGTCAACACGGCAGCATTTGATACTGTATGCGTGGCTTGTGGTACAGGTACTACCTTAGCTGGAATTATACTGTCGCTGCAAAAAGGTCAACGCGCCATTGGCTTTCCCGTTCTCAAAGGTGGGGAATTTCTCGCGTCAGAAGTAGATAGTTGGCTGAAGAATTACCTCGCCTCTGGTTTGCCCACTGCTAATGAGGCGATCGCATCCTGGGAATTAATCTGTAATTACCACATGGGTGGCTATGCCAAAGTGAACGATGAACTACTAACGTTTAGTCAGCAGTTCACCCAAGAACATGGCATACCTTTAGATTATGTCTACACCGCCAAAATGTTTTACGGCGTGATGGATTTACTCAAGCAAGGATTTTTTCAGCGAGGCGATCGCTTACTATTGATCCACACCGGCGGCTTACAAGGTAATCTCGGCATAGAGAAGCGATCGCTTCAGTAA
- a CDS encoding pyridoxamine 5'-phosphate oxidase-related FMN-binding protein — protein MAKVFDSITEELKEFIAAQHLFFVGSAPLSATGHVNLSPKGMESFRVLSPHRVGYLDLTGSGNETSAHLQENGRITFLFCAFQEPARILRLYGQGYTIVPGTPEWNSFDSWFPSLPGTRQIIIADIERVQTSCGFGVPLYEYQGQRQTLVNWATKKGEEGVREYQQQKNLVSIDGLPTPLSNLPGG, from the coding sequence ATGGCTAAAGTTTTTGACAGTATCACTGAGGAACTAAAAGAATTTATTGCTGCTCAACACCTGTTTTTTGTAGGTAGCGCACCCTTGAGTGCCACAGGTCACGTTAACCTTTCTCCCAAGGGGATGGAGAGTTTTCGCGTGCTTTCTCCCCACCGCGTAGGCTACTTAGATCTTACAGGTAGTGGTAACGAAACTTCAGCCCATCTACAAGAAAATGGGCGAATTACCTTTCTATTTTGCGCTTTTCAAGAACCTGCCCGCATTCTGCGACTTTACGGTCAAGGATACACGATTGTACCCGGTACTCCAGAGTGGAACTCTTTTGACTCTTGGTTTCCTTCACTGCCTGGAACGCGTCAAATTATCATAGCTGATATTGAACGAGTGCAAACTTCTTGTGGCTTTGGCGTCCCTCTCTATGAATATCAAGGACAGCGCCAGACTTTAGTAAATTGGGCAACTAAAAAAGGCGAAGAGGGAGTTAGAGAATATCAACAGCAAAAAAATCTTGTCAGTATTGACGGTTTACCAACTCCGCTGAGTAATTTACCTGGGGGTTGA
- a CDS encoding serine/threonine protein kinase: protein MIGRLLDQRYQVVELLGKGGFGHTYIALDTRRPGNPSCVVKHLKPITSEPEFLPLARRLFNREAETLEKLGHNDQIPRLLAYFEEDEEFYLVQELIEGQPLSWEMPPGSRWSEEQVIQLLQDVLPILEFIHSHGVIHRDLKPDNLIRRASDNKIVLVDFGAVKQIKSYSLMTPEQLKNETVAVGTPGYMPSEQGQGRPRPCSDIYALGMTCIQALTGLSPKQLGEDASSGEILWQHHAQVSNQLASILNKMIRHYFKYRYQSATEALQALSSITNANTPAAVAAVVTQVVGHYLKDGYVTATKVMNYLQELAKPCYIPPNHETSSGSTAPLTAPSTLRASEAQNALSTTTNPTQAPSTSQFNLRSLSSASPKRRLLIGISGAIALIAFGIMSANRSQKPASEPAQNEVKQVATNTKEPEQKIGCLVVVSSSNLRSVSGSRQRKTGKVIKAGTQVTTTGKTEGGWIEISSPEPGWIWKSRTKNSCPK from the coding sequence ATGATCGGCAGATTACTAGACCAACGTTACCAAGTGGTTGAACTATTAGGCAAAGGCGGATTTGGTCATACTTATATAGCCTTAGATACTCGCCGTCCTGGAAACCCTAGTTGTGTCGTTAAACATCTCAAACCGATTACTAGCGAACCTGAATTTTTGCCACTAGCTAGACGTTTGTTTAATAGAGAAGCCGAAACTTTAGAAAAGCTGGGACATAATGACCAAATTCCCCGACTTTTGGCTTACTTTGAGGAAGACGAAGAATTTTACTTAGTACAGGAATTAATTGAGGGACAACCACTGTCGTGGGAAATGCCACCGGGATCGAGGTGGAGTGAAGAACAGGTAATTCAATTGCTGCAAGATGTTTTACCTATCTTAGAATTTATTCATAGTCATGGGGTGATTCATCGAGATCTCAAACCCGACAACTTAATCCGCCGTGCTTCAGACAATAAAATAGTTTTGGTTGATTTTGGGGCTGTCAAACAAATTAAGAGTTACTCACTAATGACTCCAGAACAGCTGAAAAATGAAACCGTAGCTGTGGGTACTCCAGGCTATATGCCAAGCGAACAGGGACAAGGTAGACCAAGACCTTGTAGCGATATTTATGCACTAGGTATGACTTGTATTCAAGCTCTGACAGGCTTGAGTCCCAAGCAATTAGGAGAGGATGCTAGCAGTGGAGAGATATTATGGCAGCATCACGCTCAAGTCAGCAACCAATTGGCTTCTATCTTGAATAAGATGATACGCCATTACTTTAAATACCGCTACCAGTCAGCAACCGAAGCACTGCAAGCACTCAGTTCCATCACTAATGCCAACACGCCAGCAGCTGTCGCAGCTGTTGTTACCCAAGTGGTGGGTCACTATTTAAAAGATGGCTATGTGACCGCAACCAAAGTGATGAACTATCTTCAAGAACTAGCAAAGCCTTGCTACATTCCGCCGAATCACGAAACATCCTCTGGTTCTACAGCACCACTAACTGCTCCATCCACTCTGCGAGCCTCTGAGGCTCAGAATGCACTGTCAACTACTACTAATCCCACCCAAGCACCTAGCACTTCTCAGTTCAACTTGCGTTCTCTTTCTTCAGCTTCTCCAAAAAGACGATTGTTGATTGGGATTAGTGGAGCGATCGCACTCATTGCTTTTGGTATCATGTCTGCTAATCGCTCACAAAAACCAGCTTCTGAGCCTGCACAAAATGAAGTTAAGCAAGTAGCAACTAATACGAAAGAACCCGAACAGAAAATAGGTTGTCTGGTTGTTGTTAGTTCCTCAAACTTACGCTCTGTATCTGGTTCCAGACAGAGAAAAACAGGGAAAGTAATTAAAGCAGGTACTCAAGTGACAACTACTGGTAAAACTGAGGGTGGCTGGATAGAAATTAGTTCTCCAGAACCGGGTTGGATTTGGAAAAGTCGCACAAAAAACTCTTGTCCTAAATAA
- a CDS encoding adenylate cyclase, with protein sequence MTELKLRLQEGDTETMISVDREIFTIGRLPECNLYLPFGGVSRNHAQIVKTADGVWTIADMGSKNGTQVNERILTRPQQLHHGDIVWLGNVSLLVLVVDPAAQPMSKHEPTQNRDGDNTEQKTILRNVKQLQQQWIQADSKDGDISNKDITIARLKDLVDIAKNLCAATSIEEIFFQVQEVVFRYLDSIDRLALLIDVSGGGNLELMNAAIRNASQQENLAADGSWISRSICQKVFDEKVVIQSADTHKDERFSGEHSVLVKGIRSVMAVPLWDENKVVGVLYADAHLSSYHWANEGEEELSFFSALANLVATSVQRWLLVDRLKNEEVIRHRLERYHSPAVVQQLISVGRLPDGRLPPAESEISILFADLVGFTAISERVTATAIAQLLNNLFEEMLQEVFAYGGTLDKYIGDCIMAFFGAPEPQPDHAERAIAAAKGMLTRLERLNLNGFWQEPLQLRIAINSGKAVVGDVGSSQRVEYTALGATINLAARMEAVCPPGECVISEVTYKMLKQPSDFQEMGSYSFKGINRLIKIYQTNMHQ encoded by the coding sequence ATGACTGAACTCAAACTACGTCTACAAGAGGGAGATACTGAAACAATGATTTCAGTCGATAGAGAGATATTCACTATCGGACGTTTACCAGAATGTAACCTATATCTACCTTTTGGGGGAGTCTCCCGTAACCATGCCCAGATTGTGAAAACTGCTGATGGCGTATGGACTATTGCGGATATGGGCAGTAAGAATGGGACACAAGTTAATGAACGGATACTTACTCGTCCACAACAGTTGCATCACGGTGACATTGTTTGGTTGGGTAATGTGAGTTTACTGGTGTTGGTTGTAGATCCTGCTGCACAGCCAATGAGTAAACATGAGCCAACTCAGAATCGGGATGGGGATAATACTGAGCAAAAAACGATTCTACGCAATGTCAAGCAACTGCAACAGCAATGGATACAAGCTGATAGTAAGGATGGTGATATCAGCAATAAGGATATTACCATTGCCCGACTAAAAGACTTGGTAGATATCGCCAAAAATCTTTGTGCTGCTACATCTATAGAAGAGATTTTCTTCCAAGTGCAAGAAGTGGTTTTTCGTTATTTAGATAGCATCGATCGCTTGGCATTATTAATTGATGTTAGTGGCGGTGGGAATCTAGAATTAATGAATGCTGCTATTAGAAACGCTTCGCAACAAGAAAATCTGGCAGCTGATGGCAGTTGGATTAGTCGTAGTATTTGTCAAAAGGTATTTGACGAAAAAGTTGTGATTCAATCTGCTGATACCCATAAGGATGAACGCTTTTCTGGAGAACATAGCGTTTTGGTTAAGGGGATTCGCAGCGTGATGGCAGTGCCGTTATGGGATGAAAATAAAGTTGTTGGCGTTCTCTACGCAGATGCACATCTGTCTTCTTATCATTGGGCTAATGAAGGTGAAGAAGAACTCAGCTTTTTTTCGGCATTAGCTAACCTTGTTGCTACTAGCGTACAACGCTGGTTATTGGTAGATAGACTCAAAAACGAAGAGGTAATTCGCCACAGACTAGAACGTTACCACTCTCCGGCTGTAGTTCAGCAGTTGATATCTGTAGGTAGATTACCCGATGGACGTTTACCTCCCGCAGAAAGCGAAATTAGTATTTTGTTTGCAGATTTAGTTGGTTTTACTGCGATTTCCGAAAGAGTCACAGCAACCGCGATCGCACAATTACTCAATAATTTATTTGAAGAGATGCTGCAAGAAGTGTTTGCCTATGGTGGCACTTTAGATAAATATATTGGTGATTGTATTATGGCGTTCTTTGGCGCTCCTGAACCTCAACCCGATCATGCCGAACGCGCCATTGCGGCGGCTAAAGGGATGCTAACTCGTTTAGAACGTCTGAATCTGAATGGTTTTTGGCAAGAACCTCTACAATTACGCATTGCAATTAATAGTGGTAAAGCAGTTGTGGGAGATGTTGGTAGCTCCCAACGGGTAGAATATACGGCTTTAGGAGCTACTATTAATCTGGCTGCACGCATGGAAGCAGTTTGTCCTCCCGGTGAATGCGTAATTAGTGAAGTTACCTATAAAATGCTCAAACAACCCTCCGACTTTCAAGAGATGGGAAGTTACAGTTTCAAAGGTATTAATCGATTAATTAAGATCTATCAAACAAATATGCATCAATAA
- a CDS encoding cation diffusion facilitator family transporter — protein MSSDSSKKTIFAAMAANLAIAITKFIAAAITNSSAMISEGIHSVVDTGDQLLLLLGIRMSQKPADESHPFGYGQELYFWTLIVAILIFAIGGGMSIYEGITHLIKPSPLEDPMWNYIVLGIAIIFEGSSWTIALKEFLPTKGDQTFWQAIKNSKDPTVFTVLFEDSAAILGLIVALVGIFLGHVFNNVYFDGIASIIIGVILAVVAVLLATESKGLLVGESANPRIIADIRSLSKTEPGVQNVMRILTMQLGPQEILLNLEIQFARHLSGEEIALTVERLETRICQKHPEVKQIFIEAKSLVAIRKSN, from the coding sequence ATGTCATCAGATTCTTCTAAGAAAACAATTTTTGCGGCGATGGCTGCTAATTTAGCGATCGCTATTACTAAATTTATTGCGGCTGCCATTACCAATAGTTCAGCGATGATCTCTGAGGGTATTCATTCCGTCGTAGATACAGGCGATCAATTGTTACTGCTGCTGGGAATTCGCATGAGCCAAAAGCCAGCAGATGAGAGCCATCCCTTTGGTTACGGACAAGAACTTTACTTTTGGACTTTAATTGTTGCTATCCTCATCTTTGCAATTGGTGGTGGGATGTCGATTTATGAAGGAATTACCCATTTAATTAAGCCCAGTCCTCTCGAAGACCCAATGTGGAATTATATTGTGCTGGGTATAGCTATAATATTTGAGGGTTCTTCATGGACTATAGCTTTAAAAGAGTTTCTACCTACTAAGGGCGATCAAACTTTTTGGCAAGCAATAAAAAATAGTAAAGACCCTACAGTATTTACAGTATTATTTGAAGATTCTGCGGCAATTTTAGGTTTGATTGTTGCTTTAGTAGGAATTTTTTTAGGACATGTGTTTAACAATGTTTATTTTGATGGCATCGCTTCAATTATTATTGGTGTTATCTTAGCTGTAGTTGCCGTACTATTAGCTACTGAAAGTAAAGGATTATTAGTTGGTGAAAGTGCTAATCCTCGCATTATAGCTGATATTCGCTCTTTATCTAAAACAGAGCCAGGAGTGCAAAATGTCATGCGCATACTCACAATGCAACTTGGCCCGCAGGAAATATTATTAAACTTAGAAATTCAGTTTGCTCGACATTTATCAGGTGAGGAAATAGCATTAACCGTGGAGAGATTGGAAACCAGAATTTGCCAAAAACATCCAGAAGTTAAACAAATTTTTATTGAAGCAAAGTCCTTAGTTGCTATTCGTAAATCTAATTAA